Below is a genomic region from Rosa chinensis cultivar Old Blush chromosome 5, RchiOBHm-V2, whole genome shotgun sequence.
TTCTATTGTATTTCGAATTGGATATATCTTGAAAGAACAAAATTAAGAGTATATGAAATACTATAGGATTTGCCAAAAACATTATAAAGGAATGACTAGAGTGAAAATACTGCAAAGAATTTCTATGATACTGTGGAGCAAAAGTGAAAACACTGTAGAGTACGAAAAAGCAAGTCTATGCGCAAGTACTACTTTAACAAAATGACTGCTTGGACATCAAGCAAGTCTATGCCTTGCTGCTAGTTACTTACCAAAATGATTGCTTTGATATTGGAGCGTTCAATCAGGTATTCAGATTCTTGAGTCCCCATAAAGCTGAGCATTACATCAACAAAGTCCTTCGTCTTTCCCTCATCATTCGACTGGAGATGTTCATCAATAATCTTCTCGAAAAAGTCATCAAACACCTTGTTAATAGCCTTCATGCGCTTAGTGAAACCTTGGAGGTCAAGTGGAGCAATACAAGGGATGTAATCGCCCAAGTTAGGTGCAGCTGCTAATTGTTTGCCTTGTTGAATCACAGACTTGAAACCCTTGTCGTCGAATTCTTTATCCGTGTACTTCTTTCCAAACACCATCCTGCAGCTCATATCCGCACTAAGAGATGACACCATAGAGCTGAGATCGACTGGTTCGTGGCTGGTTGCAGCTGCCTCTTTAATGGCCTCTTTGAAAAGGACaatctcttctctcctcatttccTTGAAAGAATTGATTTTGTGGTTGCTGAGCAACTCGAGGGTGCACATCTTGCGCATGTCTCGCCAATAAGAGCCATACTTGGAAAAGGTCAAGTTCCTCTGTCCGAAAGAGATGTGCTTTGCGCCTTCGTGAGGTGGCCTGCTTGCGAAAACAAGGTCGTGGGTCTTGAGGAAGAGCTCGGCTGCTTGAGGGGAGGAGACGACGATGGCAGACACGAGACCTAAACGCATGTGCATGATGTCACCATACTTTTGAGCCAGTCTGTGTAGGTCTTTGTAAGGAAACTCCCCTAACAAGTTGAGGCTTCCGAAAATAGGAAACCCTCTTGGACCAGGAGGTaacctcttcttcttgcttctccATGGTTCCAGAACATAAACAACAGCAAGCAATGCAATTATTACTGCCCAATTCCAAACCATCATCTCTCAAGTAAAGATTGAGATAGGAGCTAGCAGCTAGCTAGTGGTTTAGTCcaagtgtgtatatatatagagatgtGGATGCCGATCGAGTAGAAGATTCAAGGACACCTTGACTTGATTAGCAGAGGCATTGAAATTTTCAACAGGTTTAAAGCATGCAGCAGAGTATAACACGCACGCACTTGTCTTGGTAAGATGACTTTCTTTGCTAGAAGAGTAGGCGGCTCATTATCCACGGCACCGATCGAGTCTGATGACTTCAGCTCgatcttgtttcttcttttttccttgttACCTTGTGGATCACTTTCTTCTTTTGTCTGTAACCAGAAAATATGTCGACCTGAGCAAACATTTTTATGAAGACAGAAGtcaaaaagtaaaaaagaaaatctgattGCCGCCACCAATTAGTCTTTGTCCGTGAGCATGGTCATAGCATTAGAAAATAATCTACTCTGCGCTTGTGAATTTTTTGTTGGTTACGTGTGTTATCCAACTACGTGTAGATAGAGATAGAAACTCTTATtagcaaatctgaaaattttgaccATCTGCGCATGttatcttgaattttttttttcctccttgaTTAGGTTTATACCATAGAGAAGATATTCCGATGTATGTTCATTGTGAGTCAATATTACTTACCCAATATGCATCCTGGGAGTTACTGAGTTTTGGTGTATATTGTAATTTTATGTAGTCAGTATAGGAGTTACGGTATGTATTCTGTGATATTGTGTGGGAGTGTAAAATTTTAGCGTAGGAAATAATGAGTTTATAAAGAAATGGACCGATCTATTTGAGAGATTTCTCGAGGCAAAATCTCCTCAAGACAGATCTAAGCTAGGTGAGGTGAAATCCCCTTAATACGGGTCTAGGTGAGGTGAAATCCTCCTAAAGCAGATATAGGAGAGATGACGCATCATGTTCTCATCAGAAGACAAGCCAAAATTCTATTTATTTGGGGAACTTTGAGAAGGTCAGATTCCATTCGGacgaaatcccctcaaggtggaTCTGAATAAGGCAGAACCAGTCAGCAGAATTTGTCAGCTCGACCGAATCTGTGACAAGTAGAAAGTACTTCCCCACATTGTCTTGAAAGTGGCTTGTAAAACCAAATTCGATCAtgctcacaatcatatgcatacaaGCTTGATATCAACCATTCATggatcaaggcttaccttcagttATCATTGACATGAATTCCATCTCTGTAACACTGCAAGCATGATCACtcaatatggccttctgttacttgccaaacttgcttctcaatggaagCCTTCCATCAAAGCAGTTCTTGAGGAACTAGGTCTCCTAGTTAGATCCTTAGTGTAACACTTCATTatattgtagtctttcttgtagactaagaCTTCGAtctttcttgtagactaagaATTCGATTACtaaccttaatgaattgatacactgttTCATTAAGTTGCTAGTATTGATTTGAagtttgtgtccatgttaaattagatttgacattaagctaattatcaatttactttatgTTAATATGCGACAAGTCCATGCATGTGTgat
It encodes:
- the LOC112165387 gene encoding cytochrome P450 71AU50, producing the protein MMVWNWAVIIALLAVVYVLEPWRSKKKRLPPGPRGFPIFGSLNLLGEFPYKDLHRLAQKYGDIMHMRLGLVSAIVVSSPQAAELFLKTHDLVFASRPPHEGAKHISFGQRNLTFSKYGSYWRDMRKMCTLELLSNHKINSFKEMRREEIVLFKEAIKEAAATSHEPVDLSSMVSSLSADMSCRMVFGKKYTDKEFDDKGFKSVIQQGKQLAAAPNLGDYIPCIAPLDLQGFTKRMKAINKVFDDFFEKIIDEHLQSNDEGKTKDFVDVMLSFMGTQESEYLIERSNIKAIILDMLVASMDTSATTIEWALSELIKHPQLMKKVQKELENVVGMERMVEESDLDKLEYLDMVVKETLRLHPVAPLLLPHASTEDCTVDGFHIPKKSRIIINVWAIGRDPNAWTNADEFIPERFAGSNIDLRGNHFQLIPFGSGRRRCPGIQLGLVVVKLVLAQLLHCFNWELPDSLLPAELDMTEQFGQTVPRAKHLLVVPSYRLHK